From one Rhineura floridana isolate rRhiFlo1 chromosome 4, rRhiFlo1.hap2, whole genome shotgun sequence genomic stretch:
- the LOC133384397 gene encoding uncharacterized protein LOC133384397 isoform X2, with protein sequence MRALQVQVVWPASRPAQSQSRHQSIATGPPVNRDQNLLIASASGSDRTPEDRYSQEFQRLPLDAAIHPFRPGDWVRIKTWKKETLQPEWSQPVQVLLTTDAALKIDGKAKWIHHTRVKKASAPIGVQEPGTGIAKDSPTGEGRKKTPEEKWLSQTVPGLSLKLHLRRVPQT encoded by the exons ATGAGAGCGCTCCAGGTCCAAGTTGTTTGGCCTGCATCCAGGCCTGCGCAGAGCCAGTCGAGACACCAGAGTATCGCTACCGGACCTCCAGTAAATCGAGACCAGAATCTTCTGATTGCCAGCGCAAGCGGGTCAGACAGGACACCAGAAGACAG ATACTCTCAGGAGTTCCAGAGATTGCCACTGGACGCCGCTATTCATCCCTTTAGACCAGGAGATTGGGTCCGGATCAAGACGTGGAAAAAGGAAACGCTTCAGCCTGAGTGGAGCCAACCGGTCCAGGTGCTGTTAACAACAGATGCAGCGTTAAAGATTGACGGCAAGGCCAAGTGGATCCACCACACCAGAGTCAAGAAAGCATCAGCACCTATCGGGGTGCAGGAGCCAGGGACGGGAATAGCCAAGGATTCCCCAACAGGTGAGGGACGGAAGAAGActcctgaagaaaagtggctttcGCAGACAGTCCCCGGTCTGAGCCTGAAGCTACATCTCCGCAGAGTGCCCCAGACTTAG
- the LOC133384397 gene encoding uncharacterized protein LOC133384397 isoform X1 yields the protein MYGFYYVALSCILFPAWTRPLTRNGSLSQTNTFLKLVQEVVTQFQLTSCWVCAPLQVQHGQIPLYPLPLTILELAVDHPARNQTWPQRDQVQVKRRKGLWCWENNDGIGPQLGYSSCFYTHKRGPWQKWPDGIPCLNLQHNNTHINNTRCNCTPQGMKYTFQKKTPCHCGHTGLDDYWQWYGLTLCRANSWTTNIPDQTTMLRWYKGDQPQAWSEIYIASDSWYAKERKGRGIDTCMPTAPGVTRCNASGPIYTEPLFMSWYFTPQHGFQSHLNGTMQARYGPWVNVHLSIIGLFVELLHIHACPLTG from the coding sequence atgtatggtttttattatgttgctttATCTTGCATTCTATTTCCGGCATGGACACGCCCCTTGACCAGGAATGGGTCCCTGTCACAAACTAACACCTTCCTTAAGTTGGTGCAGGAGGTAGTTACCCAGTTCCAACTCACTAGCTGTTGGGTGTGTGCCCCTTTGCAGGTGCAACATGGCCAGATTCCACTATATCCTCTTCCTCTCACCATACTCGAATTGGCTGTAGACCATCCAGCACGTAATCAGACTTGGCCACAAAGGGATCAGGTACAAGTTAAGAGAAGGAAAGGATTATGGTGTTGGGAAAACAATGATGGCATAGGGCCCCAGTTGGGCTACTCCtcttgtttttacacacacaaaagaggCCCATGGCAGAAGTGGCCAGATGGGATCCCTTGTCTTAATTTACAGCATAACAACACCCACATAAATAACACCAGGTGTAATTGCACACCACAGGGCATGAAGTACACATTCCAGAAAAAAACCCCTTGTCATTGCGGCCACACAGGACTAGACGATTATTGGCAATGGTATGGTTTAACCTTATGTCGTGCCAACAGTTGGACCACTAACATTCCAGACCAAACCACTATGCTTAGATGGTACAAAGGAGATCAGCCCCAAGCTTGGTCTGAAATATACATAGCTTCCGACTCTTGGTACGCCAAAGAGCGGAAGGGAAGGGGGATAGATACCTGCATGCCCACAGCCCCAGGAGTAACTAGATGCAATGCTAGTGGCCCTATATACACTGAGCCATTGTTCATGAGCTGGTACTTCACCCCACAGCATGGTTTTCAGTCTCATTTGAATGGAACCATGCAAGCCAGATATGGCCCTTGGGTAAATGTGCACTTAAGCATCATTGGTTTGTTTGTGGAACTACTGCATATACATGCTTGCCCCCTGACTGGATAG